One Desulfuromonas sp. DNA window includes the following coding sequences:
- the rfbA gene encoding glucose-1-phosphate thymidylyltransferase — translation MPGIKKGIVLAGGAGTRLYPLTLVASKQLQSVYDKPMIYYPLSTLMLAGIRDILIISTPHDTPRFKELLGDGSRFGINLSYAIQPEPKGIAQAFLVGEEFIDKDPVALILGDNIFYGRIDLVRIFSEFKKGATVFGYPVKDPERYGVIEFDKNGKAISIEEKPVQPKSHYAIPGLYLYDGKVVELTKNLKPSSRGELEITDLTSLYLDQHELDVINLGRGVAWLDTGTHSSLLEASHFIGTLEARQGLKIACLEEIAYRMAFVNKQKMAEIISETPASSYREYLESVITAI, via the coding sequence ATGCCTGGAATCAAAAAGGGAATTGTACTGGCCGGCGGTGCCGGCACCCGGTTGTATCCACTGACTCTTGTTGCCAGCAAGCAATTACAGTCGGTTTATGACAAGCCGATGATTTATTACCCTTTGTCCACCTTAATGCTTGCCGGAATCAGGGATATCCTGATCATTTCAACACCACATGATACGCCGCGATTCAAAGAGCTTCTCGGTGATGGTTCGCGCTTTGGTATTAACCTTTCCTATGCGATTCAACCCGAGCCGAAAGGGATCGCCCAGGCCTTTCTGGTCGGTGAGGAGTTTATCGACAAGGACCCGGTTGCCCTGATACTTGGGGATAACATTTTTTATGGCCGTATCGATCTCGTCCGGATATTTTCTGAATTCAAGAAAGGCGCAACCGTTTTCGGTTATCCGGTCAAAGACCCGGAACGGTATGGCGTTATCGAATTTGACAAAAATGGAAAAGCGATCAGTATTGAGGAAAAACCGGTTCAGCCAAAATCTCATTATGCCATTCCGGGGTTGTATCTTTATGACGGCAAAGTAGTTGAACTGACAAAGAATTTAAAGCCGTCATCCCGCGGTGAACTTGAGATTACCGATCTGACAAGTCTTTACCTTGATCAACATGAACTCGATGTTATAAATCTTGGTCGCGGGGTCGCCTGGCTCGATACCGGGACCCATTCAAGTTTACTTGAGGCCAGCCACTTCATCGGCACGCTGGAGGCACGTCAGGGGCTCAAGATTGCCTGTCTTGAAGAGATCGCATATCGAATGGCCTTTGTAAACAAGCAAA